In a single window of the Necator americanus strain Aroian chromosome X, whole genome shotgun sequence genome:
- a CDS encoding hypothetical protein (NECATOR_CHRX.G24115.T2), which yields MAKFEEGTESEIAHYYNDVETMRLVNAMANIIGIPVEEVWEAYGGFLIQFTMETGWDELLRAMASDLEGFLDSLDSLHYFIDHVVYQTKLRGPSFRCEPQPDGTLLLHYYSKRSGLYPIVKGTSDSRAVGVVGVLVNTNTAKSIDSFKQFMIRITPLRMKKCGSTPAPNIFVAYAPTSSCEKEEAEAFSVDPEKFYIFYKEHTFYKAIGYFNTEIGPR from the exons ATGGCCAAGTTTGAAGAAGGCACTGAGAGCGAAATTGCACACTACTACAATGATGTTGAAACGATGAGGCTTGTGAACGCAATGGCAAACATAATTG GAATCCCTGTAGAGGAAGTATGGGAGGCTTACGGTGGTTTCCTTATCCAGTTCACCATGGAGACGGGATGGGATGAGTTGCTGCGAGCAATGGCCAGTGACCTAGAG GGGTTTCTTGACTCTCTCGACTCTTTGCATTACTTTATCGATCATGTCGTCTACCAAACAAAATTGCGTGGACCATCATTCCGGTGTGAGCCACAACCAGACGGGACGCTTCTACTTCATTATTATTCGAAAAGAAGTGGACTATATCCTATTGTTAAAG gaacaagCGACAGCAGAGCAGTTGGTGtagttggtgtcctcgtcaacacgaatacGGCAAAAAGCATCGattctttcaaacaatttATGATCCGTATCACACCTCTGCGGATGAAGAAGTGTGGTTCAACACCAGCTCCGaatatcttcgtcgcttacgctccaacatcaagctgcgaaaaagaagaagctgaGGCTTTTAGTGTGGATCCAGAGAAGTTTTACATCTTCTACAAGGagcataccttctacaaggccATTGGTTACTTCAACACCGAAATAGGCCCGAGATGA
- a CDS encoding hypothetical protein (NECATOR_CHRX.G24115.T4), whose amino-acid sequence MAKFEEGTESEIAHYYNDVETMRLVNAMANIIGIPVEEVWEAYGGFLIQFTMETGWDELLRAMASDLEGFLDSLDSLHYFIDHVVYQTKLRGPSFRCEPQPDGTLLLHYYSKRSGLYPIVKGVVREVARRIYDTEVIMKVQERKQEHLDAFVTEHVVFIISQVETGSANPSKAISSKTEQFDIDAGIFDISSDDFSQAFPYHICFDKELFIEHFGHYIRNAYPMAIRQETRVSDILELVHPEV is encoded by the exons ATGGCCAAGTTTGAAGAAGGCACTGAGAGCGAAATTGCACACTACTACAATGATGTTGAAACGATGAGGCTTGTGAACGCAATGGCAAACATAATTG GAATCCCTGTAGAGGAAGTATGGGAGGCTTACGGTGGTTTCCTTATCCAGTTCACCATGGAGACGGGATGGGATGAGTTGCTGCGAGCAATGGCCAGTGACCTAGAG GGGTTTCTTGACTCTCTCGACTCTTTGCATTACTTTATCGATCATGTCGTCTACCAAACAAAATTGCGTGGACCATCATTCCGGTGTGAGCCACAACCAGACGGGACGCTTCTACTTCATTATTATTCGAAAAGAAGTGGACTATATCCTATTGTTAAAG GTGTGGTACGGGAAGTCGCTCGTCGAATCTACGACACTGAAGTCATTATGAAAGTGCAGGAGAGAAAGCAAGAACATCTag ATGCATTTGTAACAGAACATGTGGTATTCATTATCAGCCAAGTTGAAACAGGAAGCGCCAACCCATCCAAGGCTATTTCGAGCAAGACGGAGCAGTTTGACATCGATGCA GGTATCTTTGACATAAGCTCAGACGATTTCTCGCAGGCTTTCCCGTATCACATTTGTTTCGACAAGGAACTTTTTATCGAACATTTTGGACACTACATCCGAAACGCATATCCAATGGCCATCCGTCAAGAGACAAGAGTTTCTGACATTTTGGAGCTGGTTCATCCTGAGGTATAG
- a CDS encoding hypothetical protein (NECATOR_CHRX.G24115.T1), with translation MRKLEWDDMGVKVDGVVREVARRIYDTEVIMKVQERKQEHLDAFVTEHVVFIISQVETGSANPSKAISSKTEQFDIDAGIFDISSDDFSQAFPYHICFDKELFIEHFGHYIRNAYPMAIRQETRVSDILELVHPEVPLSYESILAFKNSLFVFKMKGIGDIVHSKNEEVKPILLKGSMVIICGGSYILYVSSVNVTTVRELIQRNLHISDMQRHDGTRDLIMLNQSRMSQVELNRKLEETTKSLKKMASELEIEKQKTDELLCELMPASIADALRQGKMVEASDFADCTLLFTDIVTFTNICAKCTPYDVVTLLNDLYLRFDRLIGLLTFVTSSFASKSSSSTISFSV, from the exons atgcgaaagttggaatgggacgacatgggagtaaAGGTTGACG GTGTGGTACGGGAAGTCGCTCGTCGAATCTACGACACTGAAGTCATTATGAAAGTGCAGGAGAGAAAGCAAGAACATCTag ATGCATTTGTAACAGAACATGTGGTATTCATTATCAGCCAAGTTGAAACAGGAAGCGCCAACCCATCCAAGGCTATTTCGAGCAAGACGGAGCAGTTTGACATCGATGCA GGTATCTTTGACATAAGCTCAGACGATTTCTCGCAGGCTTTCCCGTATCACATTTGTTTCGACAAGGAACTTTTTATCGAACATTTTGGACACTACATCCGAAACGCATATCCAATGGCCATCCGTCAAGAGACAAGAGTTTCTGACATTTTGGAGCTGGTTCATCCTGAG GTCCCTCTGTCTTATGAGTCTATTCTCGCATTCAAAAATAGTTTAttcgttttcaaaatgaaaggaattgGGGATATAGTGCATTCAAAAAACGAGGAAGTGAAACCTATTCTTCTCAAAG GTTCTATGGTCATCATTTGTGGTGGCAGCTATATTCTTTACGTTTCTTCTGTTAATGTTACAACAGTACGGGAACTGATTCAACGGAACCTGCATATTAGTGATATGCAACGGCACGATGGAACGAGGGATCTTATTATGCTAAATCAGAGTAGGATGAGCCAAGTCGAGCTGAA TCGAAAGCTAGAGGAAACTACgaagagtttgaaaaagaTGGCAAGCGAACTCGAAATCGAAAAGCAGAAAACGGATGAACTTCTTTGTGAACTGATGCCAGCATCTATTGCGGATGCTCTTCGACAAGGAAAAATGGTGGAAGCGA GTGATTTCGCGGATTGCACGCTGCTTTTTACGGATATTGTGACATTTACCAACATATGCGCCAAATGCACCCCATACGATGTGGTCACACTGCTCAACGACCTATATCTGAGATTCGACAGACTCATTGGTTTA ctcACTTTTGTGACTTCGTCATTTGCAAGTAAATCAAGCTCTTCTACAATAAGTTTTTCTGTCTAA
- a CDS encoding hypothetical protein (NECATOR_CHRX.G24115.T3) — protein MVIICGGSYILYVSSVNVTTVRELIQRNLHISDMQRHDGTRDLIMLNQSRMSQVELNRKLEETTKSLKKMASELEIEKQKTDELLCELMPASIADALRQGKMVEASPKEEYEGFRYVQ, from the exons ATGGTCATCATTTGTGGTGGCAGCTATATTCTTTACGTTTCTTCTGTTAATGTTACAACAGTACGGGAACTGATTCAACGGAACCTGCATATTAGTGATATGCAACGGCACGATGGAACGAGGGATCTTATTATGCTAAATCAGAGTAGGATGAGCCAAGTCGAGCTGAA TCGAAAGCTAGAGGAAACTACgaagagtttgaaaaagaTGGCAAGCGAACTCGAAATCGAAAAGCAGAAAACGGATGAACTTCTTTGTGAACTGATGCCAGCATCTATTGCGGATGCTCTTCGACAAGGAAAAATGGTGGAAGCGA GCCCAAAGGAAGAATACGAAGGTTTCCGCTACGTACAATAA